From a single Mesorhizobium shangrilense genomic region:
- a CDS encoding helix-turn-helix domain-containing protein: MIEDNKKKPNPIDIHVGSRIRLRRNMLGMSQEKLGENLGITFQQIQKYEKGTNRVGASRLQAIASILGVPVAFFFEDAPGQEASGNRGFAEDSSMSFAVEFCGSPEGLQLNRAFVKITDMKVRRKIIELVKSLSSDDPE, translated from the coding sequence ATGATAGAAGACAACAAGAAGAAACCGAATCCGATCGACATCCACGTTGGAAGTCGCATCCGGCTTCGCCGCAACATGCTGGGAATGAGCCAGGAAAAGCTGGGCGAAAATCTCGGCATCACATTTCAACAGATCCAGAAATATGAAAAGGGCACCAACCGCGTTGGCGCCAGCCGTCTCCAGGCGATAGCCTCCATACTTGGAGTGCCTGTCGCCTTTTTCTTCGAGGACGCGCCGGGCCAGGAGGCCAGCGGCAATCGCGGATTTGCCGAGGATTCATCGATGTCGTTCGCCGTCGAGTTCTGCGGCAGTCCGGAAGGTCTTCAGCTTAACCGGGCTTTCGTCAAGATCACCGACATGAAGGTGCGCCGTAAGATCATCGAGCTTGTGAAATCCCTTTCCTCCGACGATCCGGAATGA